TCACCATGGTGGCCTTCTTGCCGCAATGGCAGATGGTTCGCACCTCGCGCATTTCATCGGCCAGCGCCAAGAGGGTGGCGGATCCGGGAAACAGGTTGCCCTGAAAATCCACCCGCAGCCCGTAGCACAGAACCGGCACCCCCAGATCATCGACCACACGGGCCAGTTGCCAGACCTGATCTGGCGACAGGAATTGTGCTTCGTCCACAAAAATACTGGCAACGCTGCCTTGTGACAGGCGTAATTTGATTTTTGCGAACAGGTCCTCGCCCGCACTGAACACATCGGCCTCGGCGCTGATGCCAATCCGCGAAGCAATCCGGCCCTTACCTGCCCGGTCATCGACACGTGCGGTCAGAAGGTAGGTGTCCATGTTGTTTTCGCGGTAGTTGTGCGAGGCCTGAAGCAGCACGGCGGATTTACCGGCATTCATGGTGGAGTAGTTGAAATAGAGCTTTGCCATGCGTGCGGTTTACCCTTTGGCAATGGCTGAGTGAACCGCAAAACAATCCCGGATCGTGAGGATGCAGAGGGCGGTGCGGATCACAGGATTCGAACCCTGGTGTCCAAAATACGCCCCCCCACAGCAGCCCGACCAGTCCGGGTCGAAATAGACCCTAGGGATGGATACAGGCACGCGCCACTGGGGAGGACGCCTAAAGAAGGATATGTCGTACACCCGAAACAGATGCTTGACCTCTCCCACTCATATTGAAGCGCAACCTCACTCACAAAGTTTGCTTCAACCCCAAACAAAGATGCACAATAGCATCTGGGCCACTCGTTAAATCCCTGAAAACCCAAGGGATGGCGCTAGTATTGCAATTCGTTTAAAAGGACTTCATGGGAAATTAACAAGTTCATTCCCCGCCCCGGGGCGGCTTATGAGGCAAGATTTACATGGCAGAGATCGGCAGGTACCTGAAAAAGCATACCGAAGCGCTGGTTAAGGACGTTGGCATAGAGGCCGCCTGTCAGATTACAGGCAAGTCCAAGGCGACATTGGGTCGTTACTATTCAGACAATGCCGAACATACGGAACGGTTCATGCCGGTGGATTCCGTGGCCAAACTTGAGGGGGCTGCTTCTTTTCCGCATGTGACCTCGGCGCTCGCGGATCTGAAGAATATCACGCTGTCCTATAATCACTCCGACGATTCGGGCGTGGAAAGTGTCGGGCGCACAGGCGGGGTGAATGCCGACGTGATCGCGCTGAGCCAGCGGTTTGCAACCCTGATGAGCGAATATCAGGAAGCCATCGCTGATGGCATCATCACCGTCAATGAGGCCAAGCGCTTGCTGCGGGAAACGGTCCTTTTGCAGCAGGTCCTGCTGGATATGAAATTGCATCTCGAAGAAGAGAGCAACTGACGCTCTCGGACGTTTCATTGCGGGGCAGTAGTCCCGCTGGTAGGCTCCGACGGACTGCGGGGCCTTTTCCGTTTTCAGCCCATATGGCGGCGCAGGATCGCCGAGCCGACCGAATAGCCGGCGCCGAAGGAACAGATCAGGCCAATTTCCTGGTCGGCCATGTCATCGGAATTCTGCGCAAAGGCGATGATCGAGCCTGCCGATGATGTATTGGCATAGTCTTGCAGGATATTGGGCTGTTCGCCGGGCTCGGGGGTGCGGCCCAGAACCTTTTTGCCGATGAAATCATTCATCGCCTTGTTCGCCTGATGCAGCCACAGGCGCTTCAGGTCATCATTGGCGATGCCACTGTCAGCTAGGTGGGTGCTGATGTGCTCGCTGACCATGGGTAGCACTTCCTTGAACACTTTGCGGCCATTCTGCATGAACTGCATGTCGCGGCGGTCCGCAACCCCGTCGGGGCGCGAGCGGCGCAAGAAGCCGTTGTTGTTTCGGATATTGTTGGAAAATTCGGTGGCACAGCGGGTCGACAGGATTTCGAAATGCGGCCCCTTGGCGTCTTCGATCCGTTCGACCAGGGTTGCGGTCGCCACATCGCCAAAGATGAAGTGGCAGTCACGGTCGCGCCACTCCAGATGGCCCGAGCAGATTTCGGGGTTGACCACCAGCGCTGAGCGGATGCTGCCAGAGCGGATCATATCCGCAGCCACCTGCAGGCCAAACGTGGCCGAGGAACAGGCGACGTTCATGTCGAATGCAAATCCGTCGATGCCGAGGAGTTTCTGGATCTCGATCGCCACCGCGGGGTAGGGGCGCTCCATATTGGAGGCCGCACAGATCACGGCGTCTACGTCGCCCGCGGTCTTGCCAGCCTGTGCCAGAGCCTTGGTCGCCGCATCGACGGCCATTTCCGCCATGATGCCCGGTTCGTCATCGCTGCGCTGGCGCAGCAGCGGGTGCATGACCTCGGGGTCGAGAATTCCCGTCTTGTCCATCACATAGCGCTGCTCGATGCCAGAGGCCTTGACGATGAACTCTTCCGAGGAGTGCTGCATCGGGGCCATTTCGCCCGCTGCGATGGCCTCGGCGTTCTTTTCGTTCATGCGGTCGGCGTAGGCGTTGAACGCCACGACCAGCTCGGCATTGGTGATGATCTGAGACGGGGTGAAGACCCCGGTGCCGGTTATGGCGGCTGTGTGCATGGTAACGGATCCCGAGTTCGCAAAGTGCCGTATATCTGGGCATTTTGCGTGCGGAAGGTCAAGGTCAGCCGCAAGCTGCCGCAGGGGCAAGCAGGAACAGTGGGGCAGTGTTCGGGGAATGTGAACTTCTTCACATGAAAAGTTCATTCGCTGAAGTAATCTGCCGCGAATCCCGCACCACGGCGATCCGCTGGTGCACACCCTATTTGCAACCGGGCCTGGCCTCATGACCGATGACACCTTGCAGCTATCGCCGGAGATCCGGTCTCTTATGGGCGTTTACGCGCTCTACTGGATGCTGGACGATGCGGTTGAGCGTATGGATCAGGCGCCGCGGATCGGGCGGTTGGAAAGCCGGATCCTGATCCGGCTGGACCGGCCCCGGCGCATGGGGGCGCTGGCACAACTGTTGCTGACCGGCCCCCCGTCCGTCACCGCGGCAGCGGATCGGCTTGAGGAGATGGGTCTTGTGCAGCGGCTGCCCGATCCGGACGACCGGCGGGCACTGTTGCTGCATCTGACCGACCGGGGCCGCACCGTGCGGAGCCAGCTGGACGAGGAGGCCCGCCGACTGTTCCGCCAGGTCTCTGGCCTCTCAACGGACGAGATCGCGCAGTTCGCGGCGCTATGTGAAAAAATACATGATACGAGTACAGGAAACGGCGCCCCGCTGGGATGCCCGGATCCGAAAGGAGACAGAGAATGAAAATCTTCCACCGAGTGTCACGGCTGATGCTGCCCGCGCTCGCCCTCTCGGCCCTGGTGCAGGCAGGGCCGCTGGCGGCGCAAGAGACGGCCAAACCGGTCAAGCTGCTGAAAACGCAGGCGGGCAGCGTGTTGGTTGAGCGCCAGTTCTTTGGTCAGGTGGCGGCGAAACAATCCGTCGACCTTGCCTTTCAGGTGGGCGGTCAGGTGCTGGAGTTTCCGGTGGCGCAGGGCACCGTGGTGCCCGAAGGGCAGCTTGTTGCGCAACTGGACCTGGAACCTTTTGAGCTGAAACTGGAACAGGCCCGGCTGCAAAAGGCGCAGGCGGACCGCACGGTGGCACGGATGGAGAAACTGACCGGGACGGTCAGCCAGGTGTCCATCGATGATGCGGAAACCCAGGCTGGTCTGGCCGGGGTCGCCCTGCGGGATGCAGAATACGCCTTGCAGCATGCGACGCTGACGGCGCCCTTCGATGCGCTGGTCTCCAGCCGCGAGGTCGAGAAATTCACCACGGTCAGCGCCGGGACGCCCATCGTCCGGCTGCACGATATGTCTGAACTGCACATCAAGGTGGATGTGCCTGAAATCCTGTTTCAGCAGGCAAATGCAGATGAAAAGGTGGATATCACGGCCTCCTTCCCGGGCTGGGACGCCACCTATCCGGTTGAAATTCTTGAATTCGATGCCGAGGCGAGCAGCGTTGGGCAGACCTACCGGGTGACCTTCCGTCTGGCGCCTCCTAAGGATCGGCAGATCCTGCCCGGGGCCTCGGTTTCAGTGCGGGTGCTGGTCAATACCGGTGCTGCGGCGATCCGCCTGCCGGCAACGGCCATCGTGGTGTCCCCCGAAGGGCAGACTGGTGTGATGGTCTTTAGCCCCACCGGGGCCGACAATGGCACGGTCGCCTGGCGGCCTGTCACTGTGACGCCGACGCAGTATGGCGATTTCACCGTCACCGAAGGTCTGACTGGCGGTGAAGAGGTGGTTCTGGCGGGCGGCACCGCCCTGTCGGACGGGCAGGCGGTACGCCGCTTTGCCGGTTTCGCGAACTGAGGGCGGGCAGATGGATATTGCACGCGGCTCAATCGAAAAACCGCTTTATACATGGCTGATCATGTTGATCGCCCTGTTCGGGGGCATCTGGGGTTTCCTGTCGCTGGGACGGCTTGAGGATCCGGCCTTTACCATCAAACAGGCTGTCATCGTGACCCAGTATCAGGGCGCCACGGCAGAGCAGGTGGCGCTGGAGGTCTCTGAACCGCTGGAGTCTGCGATCCAGAAAATGGCCGAGGTCGATATCATCACCTCGATCAACCAGCCGGGCCAATCCCTGATCGAAGTTGAAATCAAATCGACCTATGACGGCAGCGAGCTTCCCGCCGTCTGGACCAAACTGCGCGCGAAGATCCGCGATGCGGCCCTGTCCCTGCCCGAAGGCACAAGTCAGCCCTTCGTGAACGATGCCTTCGGGGATGTGTTCGGCCTGTTCTATGCCGTCACCGCAGACGGATTCAGCGATGCGGAAAAGCATGAACTGGCAACTTTCCTGCGGCGGGAGCTGCTGACGGTTGATGGGGTTGCCGATGTGGATGTCTCCGGCCTGCCGGACGAAGCGATCTATGTCGAACCCGACCTGCCGATTTCGGTCAACTTGAATGTACCACTGACGGCGATCGCCAATGCCATCGCCACCTCCAACTCGGTTCGCCCGGCGGGCAAACTGGATGCGGGCGATGCCGACACCCGGCTTCTGGCGCCGCAAGGATCGGACAGTGTTTCGGAAATCGCCGGTCTTTCTGTTGGGGTACAGGGCGAGGTGATCAACGTGATCGACATGGCCAAGGTCCACCGCGGCCGGGTTGCTGATCCCGATCTGATCGTGCGCTACAATGGGGCCGAGGCCTTTACTCTTGGGGTGGCCGGTATCGCGTCGGAAAACATCGTGGATGTGGGCAAGAACGTCGATGCCAAGCTGGCGCAGCTGGACAGTGACATCCCCTATGGCGTGTCGCTGCAGCCGATCTATCAGCAGCACGTGGTGGTCGAGCAGGCCTCGAATGACTTCCTGGTGAACCTGGCGATGTCCGTCGCCATCGTGGTTGTGGTTCTGGCGCTGTTCATGGGCATGCGCGCGGCCATTGTCGTTGGCGTGACCTTGCTGCTGACCGTGGTCGGGACGCTCTTGTTCATGAACCTTTTCAGCATCGAGATGGAGCGGATTTCCCTGGGCGCGCTGATCATTGCCATGGGGATGCTGGTGGACAATGCCATCGTGGTGGCCGAGGGCATGCAGATCTCGATGCTGCGAGGCAAGAACTCTCGCGAGGCCGCGCATGAGGCCGCCAGCAAGACGCAGATCCCGCTTTTGGGCGCGACTGTCATCGGGATCATGGCCTTTGCCGGTATCGGCCTCAGCCCGGATTCCACCGGTGAATTCCTCTTCTCGCTGTTTGCGGTGATCGGCATTTCGCTGCTGCTGAGCTGGCTTCTGGCGCTGACGGTGACGCCGTTGCTGGGGCATTATTTCTTCAAACGCGGCACTGGTGGCGGTGGCGACGAATACGGCGGGCTGATTTTCCGCGCCTATGGCGCCAGCCTGCGTCTGGCACTGAAACTGCGCTGGCTGGTGGTGGTAGGGCTGATCGCCCTGACGACCGTGTGTTACATAGGCTTTGGACAGGTCAAACAGGCGTTCTTTCCCGACTCCAACACGCCGCTGTTCTTCGTGCATCTGAAACTGCCGCAGGGCACCTCGATCCACACCACTTCGGCGCAGCTGCAACGGGTCGAAGACTGGCTGGCCGAGCGTCCCGACGTGGAATCGACCGCAGCCTTTGTGGGGCAGGGGGCAACCCGTTTCATGCTGACCTATTCGGCGGAAAAGGCGAACCCCAGCTATGGCCACCTGATCATCCGCGCGAGCAGCCTGCAGGAAATCCCGGCGCTTCAGGCCGATCTTGAGGCCTTTGGGCGCAGCAATTTCCCCGAGGCGGAATTCCGCACCAAACGTCTGGTCTTTGGCCCAGGCGGCGGTGATCCCGTTCAGGTTCGTTTCTCGGGTCCCGATCCGGCGGTTCTGCGCCAGTTGGGGGAGGAAGCCATGGTGCGGCTGAAAGACGGCTCTGACAGTATCCTGAGCGTGCGGCACAATTGGCGCGAACAGGAACTGGTGCTGGAGCCGATCTATGCCACAGACCGGGCACAGACGGCGGGGATTACCCGCGAGGATATCGCGGGCACCTTGCAGTTCTCCACCGACGGGGTGACGGCGGGCATGTTCCGTGAACGCGACCGGCAGATCCCGATCATCCTGCGCAGATCGCCGGAGGATCAGTTCAACATCATGGATCAGCTGGTCTTCTCCACCTCGTCGAACCGTTTCATGCCTCTGGAACAGATGATCGACGGGGTCGAGATCAAGGTGCAGAACACCCTGATGCATCGCCGCGACCGGGTGTTTACCCTGACCGTGGGGGCGGATATCGCGCCGGATGTCACTGCTGCAACAGTGTTCAAGGAGGTGCAGAACAGCATCGAGGAGATCGCCCTGCCGCCGGGCTACCGGATGGAATGGGGCGGGGAGCACGAAAGCTCGGCCGACGCCAACAAGAGCCTTGGCGCGCAGCTTCCGGTGTCCCTGCTGATCATGGTGCTGATCTCGGTCCTGCTGTTCAATGCGATCCGTCAGCCGGTGATCATCTGGTTGCTGGTGCCGATGTCGGTCAACGGCGTGGTCATCGGGCTTCTGGGCACCGGTCTGCCCTTTACCTTTACCGCGCTTCTTGGGCTCCTCAGCCTGTCGGGCATGCTGATCAAGAACGGCATCGTCCTGGTCGAGGAAATCGATCTGGTGCGCGCCGAAGGGCGGCCGCTGCGCGAGGCGATTGTCGAGGCGTCGGTGTCGCGTTTGCGTCCGGTGATGCTGGCCGCGATCACCACGATCCTTGGCATGGCGCCCCTGCTGAGCGATGCGTTCTTCGTGTCGATGGCGATCACGATCATGGGCGGTCTGGCCTTTGCCACCGTGTTGACGCTGGTGGCGGCGCCGGTGTTCTACCTGATCTTCTTTGCACGCGATGAAAAACGGGAAGCCTCCGCAGCCTGACCTGACGGTCTGGTACCAAACTCGAAAGGCCCCGGATATTTCCGGGGCCTTTTTGCATCTGCGCGGATCGCACCGGTTGCGCAGCGTCAGATCAGCGGCACGAAGGGCACATCGCAGGCACTGAGTGTCATCAGGGTCAGAAGAGTGATCATCACGCGCATTTTGGCGCTCCTTTGGTTTTGCTGCTCGATCACGGCAGCTGACCCCAAAGCGCCGCACAGGTCAAACCTTTCTCCGTGCCGTAGAGAGTTGACGGTGCTGCGGCATGATGTCTTAAAAATGCTCCGCTAACCCCTTGTTCAATACTTTTGTTAAGAGTGATATTCTGAACAGAAGCGCGCGAAGGTCCAGCAATCGGCGAGGGAGTTCTTCATGACACGAGCATATTTGCGTGCGGTTACCATTTCATCCTTTTTCCTGTTGGCAGGCGGCGTTCATGCGACATCGACCGGGCACGGTGAAGAGATGCACGTGGTCCCCGATGCGGTGATCGCAGAGCAACGTCAGGCCCTGTCGGAAAACACGCTGTTTGCCGGGTTCGGCCCGCAGGCGCCGCGCGATATCGACAGCATGGGCGGCAGCAACAAGGTCAGTTTTGAAGCCGCACCACCCTATAACGAAATGAACCTCTGCAACATCCATTTCCACGAAAGCGCCGAACACCGGGGCGGGGAATTCACCACCTATGCTGGCAACGGCGATGGTCACGGCTATGGCAGCGGCTACAAATATTCCGGTCAGCTGAGCGTGACGGAACTTGCGCCTTACCATGAAGAGGTCGGAGCCACCGAACACGGCAGTCTGGTGCCCGGCGACACGATTGAGGTGCATTTCGTGCACACCACCGCGCGGGTCGATCCCGGCCCGACGCTTGGCTCCTGCCTCAGCGAGGCCATCAAGAACCCGCAGCTGCGGGTGGAGGCGCAGGTCTTTGTGCTGGTCAACGATGAGACCGCGCTCGACTTCACCAAAGTCACGCGCTTGCAAAAGAAGAACGGCCTGACCCAGGCGGTAAACATGCCAACCGATACCGGGCGGCCGGTCGTCTATGCGGGTTCAACCACCGGACCTGGCTACAACGAGAAGGGATCGCCCTTTCAGGTTACCTGGGCGGTGCGCCCCAAGGTGGCCAAGGTCAGCATCCAGTCGGTCGCCAGATGGCTGGACTACAACACCTTTGACGAAGACCACGCCCATGGCGTGCGCAATCTGGTGATCAATCCCGACCTCCTGTCGGTGATCGGACGCTGACACGCGCTGCCCCGCTACTGGGGCGCAAGGTTTAGGAGCAGGGGGGCTGGGCAGACGCCCTCCGGTTCAGACGCTGGTTCCCAGTGCCCGGCGAAAGGCCATTAGGCTGCCGGACAGGAACACCGCGCCCAGGCAAGCCATCGTCACCAGTTCGGGCCAGACAATCGACAGATCCGCCCCGCGGAACACCACAGCCTCGGCAAAGGCCATGTAGTGGCGCGAGGGCAGCAGCCAGGTAAAGGGCTGAACGATATCAGGCTGGCTTTCGATCGGGGTCATGCCGCCGGACAGCATCATCATTGGCATGATCGTCATCATGATCAGCAGGGCGAATTGCGCCATGGTCCGGGCGATGGTGCCAAGGAAAATCCCGATGGCTGCCGCTGCAAACAGGTAAACCGCTGTGCCCGCAAAAAGCAGTGCATGCGTGCCGACCATTGGCACCTGCAGCAGGCCCTCGAACACCACCAGCATCGATAGGGCAAAGACGCTGATGATGATCAGCCCATTGGCCCAGATCTTGGCCAGGGCGATCTGAAAAGCGGTGAGGGGCATCACAAGCAGATGTTCGATGGTACCGTGTTCGCGCTCGCGGATCAGGGCGGCGCCGGTCAGCATGATCGCGACCATGGTCAGGTAGTTCAGGATGCCATTCAAGGCGTTGAACCAGACCTGGCTGCCATTGGGGTTATAGGCCCGCCGCAGCACCAGATCGACCGGCGCACCGGCGGACGGATCGCGGCCCGCCAGATAGCGGCTGACCTCGGTCTGGATGATCGCCTGAATGTATCCATCGCCCAGCCCGGCCTGCATCACTGCGGTTGCATCGATATGCAGCTGGATTTCGGGTTGGCTGCCTTTGCGCAGCTGTGCCTCGAAGTCGGGGGGGATGACCAGCGCGAACAGGAACCGCGCCTGATCCAGCCCAGGGCCGATCTCATCCGCATCTATGGGGATCGGGGTTTGGAAATAGGGCGGGTAAAAGGCATTGGCGATTTGGCGCGACAGCTGCGAATTGTCCTCGTCCGCAATGGCGATAGAGGCGTTATTGACGTTCTCCGGCAGGCTGGTGGCATCCATGTAGACCATGAAGGTGAACACGAAGAGGATCAGCCCCGCCATCACCGGATCCATCAGCACCGTGCGTAACTCCTTGGTGCCCAGCCAGAAGATATGGTGAAGCGCCTTCATGTTATTTCTCCTGTTTGCGCAGCAACAGCACTGCAATGGCCAGGAAGACCGGAAAAAACAGGCTCAGTTTCACAATGTCATGGCTCAGCGCCGCCCAGCCCAGCCCCTTTGTATAGGCGCCGACACTCAGATGCATGAAATAGGAGGCAGGCCAGGCCGAGCCGATCATCTGCGCCTCGGGCGACAGGGTCGAAATCGGCTGGATCATGCCGGAATACTGCATGGTCGGCATCAGCGAGAGCAGCGCCGCCGCAAAAACCGCGGCGACCTGCGTTTTGACCAGCGAGGACACGACAAGGCCATAGGCGGTGACCGCAAAGCCATAGCACAAGGCCCCGAGTGTCATCGCGGACAAGGAGCCTTTCAGCGGCACATCCAGTACAAAGATGACCATCAGCGTCAGCACCAGGTAGTTGCACATGGCAATAGCGACATAGGGCAATTGCTTGCCCACCAGGAATTCGATGCGATTGGTGGGGGTGACATAGAAATTGGTGATGGTTCCGATTTCCTTTTCCCGCGCCACGCTGACGGCCATCAGGATGACGGGAAACAGCATTAGCAGCATGGCCGGTATCGACGGCCCCATCGAGCGGATGCTGGCAAAGGTCGGATTGTAGCGGTAGCGGTTTTCGATGGTGAAACTGGACTGTTCCTGCGGATCGACACCGGCCTCCAGCATCAGATCGCGCAGATAAATGGCGTGCCCACCGGTGATATAGCCCTCGACGGTTCCGGCCCGCATCGTATTGGCCCCATCCAGCCAGGCCGAAACTTCGGGCGTGTTGCCCCGTGCCAGATCACGGCCGAAATTCGGTGGGATCTCGACGGCGACGCTGACTTCGCCTGCCGCCATCTGGCGGATCAGATCCTCCCGGTTCAACAGATCCGGCTGTTCCAGAAAATACCGTGACCCGGTGAAACTGCTTAAGTAGCTACGGCTGGCCGGAGACTGGTCCTGATCCAGCGCGGCAAAGGTCAGATCCTCCACATCCATCGAGACACCGTAGGACAGCACCACCAAAAGGATCACCGAGCCGAGAAAGGCAAAGGCCAGACGGATCGGGTCGCGGATGACCTCGACCGTTTCGCGCAGGCTGTAGGCCAGCAATCTGGACAGACTGAACCGGCCAAGCCTGGCCGGGGGATCATGGGCGTCTGGCACAGCACCGTCCTGCAGGGCCACGCTGTCGGCGCTCTCGCCTTCTCCGGTTGCGTCTTCTATATAGGCCACAAAGGCGTCCTCAAGCGAGGTTGCGCCCTTGGCCTCAACCAGATTGTCCGGCGTGTCATGGACCAGCACTTCGCCCGCATGCATGAGCGAGATGCGATCACAGCGCAGCGCCTCATTCATAAAATGGGTCGAGATGAAGATCGTCACCTTGTCGCGGCGGGACAACTCGATGAGGAACTCCCAGAACCTGTCCCGCGCCTCGGGATCGACGCCCGAGGTCGGCTCGTCCAGGATCAGGATTTCCGGCTCGTGCAGCACCGCTACCGCCAGCGACAGACGTTGCCGGATACCAAGCGGCAGCCCGCCAGAGCGTGTATCCATCACATGCGATAGCTCGAACCGGTCGGCCAGCGCCGCGATGCGCGCCGTGGCCTGCTGGCTGGGGATCTGGAACAGCCGCGCGTGCAGGGCGAGGTTCTGCGCCACCGTAAGTTCGCCATAGAGCGAGAAAGCCTGGCTCATGAAACCGACGCGTTTACGGGTCGCAAGATCCTTGGCGTTCACCGGCTTACCAAAAAGATAGGCCTCACCTTCGGACATCGGCAACAGGCCGGTCAGCATCTTCATGGTGGTGGTCTTGCCGCAGCCGTTGGAGCCGAGGAAGCCGAAGATTTCGCCAGGGCGGATTTCGAAACTAACGTTGCTCACGGCGGTGAAATCGCCGAACCTCCGGGTCAGGCCGCGGGCCACGATGGCGGGGCGCTCGCCATCGGTTTGCAGCGGCGGAATGACCAGCTCCGGCAACTCGCGGCCCTCCCCACCGGGCCGCAGGCGCACAAAGGCGGCCTCTAGGCTGTCGGTGCCGGTTCTGGCGCGCAGTTCTTCTGCCGTGCCGGTGGCCAGAACCAGGCCTGCATCCATCGCCACCAGCCAGTCGAATTCTTCGGCCTCCTCCATATAGGCGGTCGAAACCAGAAGGCTCATACCGGGATGTTCCTGCCGGATCTTGGCAATCAGGTCCCAGAACTGGCGCCGCGACAGGGGGTCGACCCCGGTGGTGGGCTCATCCAGGATCAGCAGGTCCGGATCATGCAGCAGCGCGCAGCACAGGCCCAGTTTCTGTTTCATCCCCCCCGAGAGTTTTCCGGCGGGGCGATCCAGAAAGGGAAAAAGCCCGGTTGCCCGGGTCAGCCGCGCGATCCGGCGGTTGCGTTCAGCGCGGCTTTGTCCAAACAGCTTGCCAAAGAAATCGAGGTTCTCCTGAACGCTCAGGTCCTGATACAGGTTCTTGCCCAGCCCCTGCGGCATATAGGCAAGGCGCGGACCGATCCGCTGCCGGTGGCCCGCCTTACGCATGTCGCCGCCCAGCACCTGCAGCGTGCCGGTCTGCATGACTCGCGCACCGGCGATCAGGTCCAGCAGCGTCGATTTTCCAACCCCGTCCGGCCCGATCAGGCCAACCACCTTGCCAGCCGGGATGTCGAGCGTCACATCCGCAAGCGCGACCACGTCCTTGTAGCGCTGCATCAGATTTGCAGCGCGGACGACGGGCTGGCTTTGATCCTCCATGGCCGGGCCCTTACTCTTTCGCGGTCAGTTCGGGGGGGATGTTGTTCAGAAACTCCGGCCAATCCGGCAGGGGCTCGCTGGCCAGACGCACATAGGCCACGCCGCGGATCCCGGTCTTCACAAGGTCGATGTTCGCTTCGACCAGCGGTTGTGGCACCCGGACCCGCACCCGGAACATCAGATCTTGCCGTTCGCTGGCGGTTTCGACCTGTTTGGGCGTGAATTGCGACACTGGTGAGACAAAACTGACCTTGGCCGGGATCACCACATCGGCGATATCAAGCCGGATGCGGGCCTCGCTGCCGATGGACAGAAGATGCGCCTCGGTGGCGGGCAGGAAAAACTCCAGATAGACCTCGGTGAGATCGACCATGGTCAGGACGCGTCCGCCTGCGCCGATGACCTCTCCGGGCTCGGTCAGCCGGTAGAGTACCCGTCCAAGGGTCGGTGCCGTCAGGCGGGCATCGTCGAGATAGGTCTGCACTTCCTCAATGGCGAAACGCGCCGCATCCACCGCGCGCTGCTGCGACAGAAGCGATGCCTTGGCCACGGTGAGGTTGGCCTCGGCAACCTTGTGATCGCTGAGACGTACGTCGAGGGTTTCGGCAGTTGCGACCCCGCGGGATACCAGCTCGCGGGTGCGTTCCAGCTCCTGATCGGCCAGCAGCAACCGCGCCTCGGCTTGCGCAATGGCGGCCTCGGCGGCTGCGACCTGGCTTTCCACCGATGCGTATTCCGCCTGTGCCCGCGACAGTTGCGCCTCCAACTCGCGGGTTTCAATGGTGGCGACCAGTTGGCCGGTCTCGACCAGATCACCCTCTTTCACCTCGACCGTGGCGACCCGCCCGGCGATCCGGCTGGAAATATCGACCTGAACCGCCTCGATGCGACCGTTGCCCGAGGTAATGCCATCGGGCAGCTCACCATTGCCGTTGGCGGTGTAGTAATAAAGCCCGGCGCCGGCCGCCAGGACCGCGATACCGGCTATGATCCATCTGCTAGAAAACATCT
This genomic stretch from Phaeobacter gallaeciensis harbors:
- a CDS encoding thymidine kinase — translated: MAKLYFNYSTMNAGKSAVLLQASHNYRENNMDTYLLTARVDDRAGKGRIASRIGISAEADVFSAGEDLFAKIKLRLSQGSVASIFVDEAQFLSPDQVWQLARVVDDLGVPVLCYGLRVDFQGNLFPGSATLLALADEMREVRTICHCGKKATMVIRQDDQGRAITTGDQVQIGGNETYVSLCRRHWREAVGDGSKA
- a CDS encoding beta-ketoacyl-ACP synthase III, with translation MHTAAITGTGVFTPSQIITNAELVVAFNAYADRMNEKNAEAIAAGEMAPMQHSSEEFIVKASGIEQRYVMDKTGILDPEVMHPLLRQRSDDEPGIMAEMAVDAATKALAQAGKTAGDVDAVICAASNMERPYPAVAIEIQKLLGIDGFAFDMNVACSSATFGLQVAADMIRSGSIRSALVVNPEICSGHLEWRDRDCHFIFGDVATATLVERIEDAKGPHFEILSTRCATEFSNNIRNNNGFLRRSRPDGVADRRDMQFMQNGRKVFKEVLPMVSEHISTHLADSGIANDDLKRLWLHQANKAMNDFIGKKVLGRTPEPGEQPNILQDYANTSSAGSIIAFAQNSDDMADQEIGLICSFGAGYSVGSAILRRHMG
- a CDS encoding MarR family winged helix-turn-helix transcriptional regulator encodes the protein MTDDTLQLSPEIRSLMGVYALYWMLDDAVERMDQAPRIGRLESRILIRLDRPRRMGALAQLLLTGPPSVTAAADRLEEMGLVQRLPDPDDRRALLLHLTDRGRTVRSQLDEEARRLFRQVSGLSTDEIAQFAALCEKIHDTSTGNGAPLGCPDPKGDRE
- a CDS encoding efflux RND transporter periplasmic adaptor subunit, translated to MKIFHRVSRLMLPALALSALVQAGPLAAQETAKPVKLLKTQAGSVLVERQFFGQVAAKQSVDLAFQVGGQVLEFPVAQGTVVPEGQLVAQLDLEPFELKLEQARLQKAQADRTVARMEKLTGTVSQVSIDDAETQAGLAGVALRDAEYALQHATLTAPFDALVSSREVEKFTTVSAGTPIVRLHDMSELHIKVDVPEILFQQANADEKVDITASFPGWDATYPVEILEFDAEASSVGQTYRVTFRLAPPKDRQILPGASVSVRVLVNTGAAAIRLPATAIVVSPEGQTGVMVFSPTGADNGTVAWRPVTVTPTQYGDFTVTEGLTGGEEVVLAGGTALSDGQAVRRFAGFAN
- a CDS encoding efflux RND transporter permease subunit; its protein translation is MDIARGSIEKPLYTWLIMLIALFGGIWGFLSLGRLEDPAFTIKQAVIVTQYQGATAEQVALEVSEPLESAIQKMAEVDIITSINQPGQSLIEVEIKSTYDGSELPAVWTKLRAKIRDAALSLPEGTSQPFVNDAFGDVFGLFYAVTADGFSDAEKHELATFLRRELLTVDGVADVDVSGLPDEAIYVEPDLPISVNLNVPLTAIANAIATSNSVRPAGKLDAGDADTRLLAPQGSDSVSEIAGLSVGVQGEVINVIDMAKVHRGRVADPDLIVRYNGAEAFTLGVAGIASENIVDVGKNVDAKLAQLDSDIPYGVSLQPIYQQHVVVEQASNDFLVNLAMSVAIVVVVLALFMGMRAAIVVGVTLLLTVVGTLLFMNLFSIEMERISLGALIIAMGMLVDNAIVVAEGMQISMLRGKNSREAAHEAASKTQIPLLGATVIGIMAFAGIGLSPDSTGEFLFSLFAVIGISLLLSWLLALTVTPLLGHYFFKRGTGGGGDEYGGLIFRAYGASLRLALKLRWLVVVGLIALTTVCYIGFGQVKQAFFPDSNTPLFFVHLKLPQGTSIHTTSAQLQRVEDWLAERPDVESTAAFVGQGATRFMLTYSAEKANPSYGHLIIRASSLQEIPALQADLEAFGRSNFPEAEFRTKRLVFGPGGGDPVQVRFSGPDPAVLRQLGEEAMVRLKDGSDSILSVRHNWREQELVLEPIYATDRAQTAGITREDIAGTLQFSTDGVTAGMFRERDRQIPIILRRSPEDQFNIMDQLVFSTSSNRFMPLEQMIDGVEIKVQNTLMHRRDRVFTLTVGADIAPDVTAATVFKEVQNSIEEIALPPGYRMEWGGEHESSADANKSLGAQLPVSLLIMVLISVLLFNAIRQPVIIWLLVPMSVNGVVIGLLGTGLPFTFTALLGLLSLSGMLIKNGIVLVEEIDLVRAEGRPLREAIVEASVSRLRPVMLAAITTILGMAPLLSDAFFVSMAITIMGGLAFATVLTLVAAPVFYLIFFARDEKREASAA